The following proteins are co-located in the Dietzia timorensis genome:
- a CDS encoding protein jag: protein MSADEKPESDDILVEEGEVAGDYLEGLLDILDYDGDIDLDVEGDRATVTVDGSSDLKKLVGPDGKVLEALQELTRLAVQQELGSRSRLMLDISGWRVARREELASMARDTAGRVNGSQESEELAPMSPFERKVVHDIIAEIDGVRSDSSGQEPNRYVIVHPD, encoded by the coding sequence ATGAGCGCAGACGAGAAGCCGGAGTCCGACGACATCCTTGTCGAAGAGGGCGAGGTCGCCGGGGACTATCTTGAAGGGCTTCTGGACATTCTCGATTACGATGGTGACATCGATCTTGACGTAGAGGGTGACCGAGCGACAGTGACCGTCGATGGTTCTTCTGATCTAAAGAAGCTAGTCGGCCCTGATGGCAAAGTTCTCGAGGCGCTTCAGGAGCTTACTCGCCTGGCTGTTCAGCAAGAGCTCGGTTCACGGAGCCGACTAATGTTGGACATCTCCGGATGGCGTGTGGCTCGACGCGAGGAGCTAGCTTCAATGGCACGTGACACGGCCGGTCGCGTCAATGGCAGTCAAGAATCGGAGGAGCTGGCCCCCATGTCTCCTTTCGAAAGAAAAGTCGTTCACGACATCATCGCCGAGATAGATGGCGTCCGTTCTGACTCTTCCGGACAAGAGCCCAATCGATATGTCATCGTGCATCCTGACTAG